Proteins from a single region of Aureibacter tunicatorum:
- a CDS encoding 3-ketoacyl-ACP reductase, with protein sequence MQSIKGKNALITGAGKGIGKAIALALASEGVNVALIARTQQDIDQTAEEAKKHGIKAFAVTADISSLESVNKAAEQVKSQFGNIDILINNAGIGRFGSFMELEPAQWEEVIQINLMGTYYVTRAFLPEMIKQASGDIINISSTAGQRGAAVTSAYSASKFAVLGLTESLMQEVRKHNIRVTALTPSTVATDMALDLKLTDGNPDKVMQAEDIAELILAQLKLNRRVFIKESGIWSTNP encoded by the coding sequence ATGCAATCTATCAAAGGAAAAAACGCACTGATCACAGGAGCAGGCAAAGGCATTGGAAAGGCTATAGCTCTGGCACTTGCCAGCGAAGGTGTAAATGTAGCGCTAATCGCAAGAACTCAACAGGATATTGACCAAACAGCCGAAGAAGCTAAAAAGCATGGCATTAAAGCTTTCGCTGTTACGGCTGATATTTCTTCATTGGAATCTGTCAACAAAGCCGCTGAGCAAGTCAAGTCGCAATTTGGAAATATCGACATCCTCATCAACAATGCGGGAATCGGCAGATTTGGCAGCTTCATGGAGCTTGAGCCTGCGCAATGGGAAGAAGTTATTCAAATCAACCTGATGGGCACTTACTATGTTACCAGGGCTTTTCTGCCAGAAATGATCAAGCAAGCATCCGGGGACATTATCAACATTTCCTCGACTGCCGGACAGAGAGGAGCAGCGGTAACCAGCGCATACAGCGCTTCAAAGTTCGCTGTATTGGGCTTGACTGAGTCGCTTATGCAAGAAGTAAGAAAACACAATATCAGAGTCACTGCTTTGACACCAAGCACCGTGGCCACAGACATGGCACTTGACCTTAAGCTCACTGATGGCAACCCGGATAAAGTCATGCAAGCCGAAGACATCGCAGAGCTTATACTTGCCCAACTAAAGCTCAACAGAAGAGTATTCATCAAAGAATCCGGAATCTGGTCTACAAACCCATAA
- a CDS encoding acyl-CoA thioesterase: MTTKEVLQKITESKSIIRFQDCDPFAHLNNAKYLDYFFNAREDQVPKLYGFNIADIFQEFKAAWVVYQHHIAYVKPAMFGEWVNIYSRIVNYDENTVVVEYYMTDEKGKDLKCLLWTTFKFVELKTGKKSTHPDKVENFLKKVYYNIGFTENPININDRVKEIKNELASS; encoded by the coding sequence ATGACCACAAAAGAAGTACTGCAAAAAATTACCGAATCAAAATCAATCATCAGATTTCAAGATTGCGACCCTTTCGCTCATCTGAACAATGCCAAATACCTAGACTACTTTTTCAACGCAAGAGAAGACCAAGTTCCTAAACTTTACGGTTTTAATATCGCGGACATCTTTCAGGAATTCAAGGCGGCATGGGTAGTTTACCAACATCATATCGCTTATGTCAAGCCGGCCATGTTTGGCGAATGGGTGAACATTTATTCCAGAATTGTTAATTATGATGAGAACACGGTAGTTGTTGAGTATTATATGACTGATGAAAAGGGCAAAGATCTCAAATGCCTTCTTTGGACTACGTTCAAATTTGTCGAACTCAAAACCGGGAAAAAATCGACTCACCCTGATAAAGTTGAAAATTTCTTAAAGAAAGTATATTACAACATAGGATTTACTGAAAACCCAATCAATATCAACGACAGAGTCAAAGAAATTAAAAACGAACTTGCTTCATCCTAA
- a CDS encoding type IX secretion system membrane protein PorP/SprF gives MKNKICTALILLVIGTINANAQDRISFKQKYQTPQVINASYAGINPYWHLDAGVGQVKYDDGLNLRNSFASFNLTYPKVKGKGSNSMRECRATKLSLKRKRRVYHDGKSRFGAGLSYHFTSLGEYKVSVLENSYALHIPASLNAMLSLGVGLGYVNQRIDIDALNVRHELDPIYQDYLAHDGNSSVFTVNVGASYHTYNAYIGLSYREKASSKGFKPQDEIFSLLNFSGGYRFLINRNIEWLNSGIFEINTLEQRFAITSQMEYQSVLRLGLTYSQNEYFTTFVGLQFADNYRFNLAFSNPLHQSHKTLIEGSLSVYFYKLKNAGQYFW, from the coding sequence ATGAAAAATAAAATCTGTACAGCATTGATACTTCTAGTTATTGGAACGATCAATGCGAATGCTCAGGATAGAATATCATTCAAACAAAAATATCAAACTCCCCAAGTGATAAATGCATCATATGCAGGGATAAACCCATATTGGCATTTGGATGCCGGAGTAGGACAAGTAAAGTATGATGACGGCTTGAATCTTCGAAACTCTTTTGCTTCATTCAATTTAACCTATCCGAAGGTTAAGGGAAAAGGAAGTAATTCAATGAGGGAATGCCGAGCGACCAAATTATCATTAAAAAGAAAAAGAAGGGTTTATCATGATGGTAAAAGTCGTTTTGGAGCAGGGCTTTCATATCATTTCACCTCTTTGGGAGAGTACAAAGTATCTGTTTTGGAAAATAGTTACGCTCTTCATATTCCAGCGAGCTTGAATGCTATGTTGTCTTTGGGTGTAGGCTTAGGTTATGTAAATCAAAGGATAGATATTGACGCTTTGAATGTGAGGCACGAACTTGATCCTATATATCAAGATTATCTGGCTCATGATGGAAATAGCTCCGTTTTTACCGTTAATGTAGGCGCTTCATATCATACATATAATGCTTATATAGGACTTTCTTATCGAGAAAAAGCTTCAAGCAAGGGTTTTAAACCACAAGATGAAATTTTTTCATTATTGAATTTTTCCGGAGGGTATAGGTTCCTGATAAATCGAAATATCGAATGGTTGAATTCAGGCATTTTTGAAATTAACACCTTAGAACAGAGATTTGCTATAACAAGCCAAATGGAGTATCAAAGTGTTTTAAGGTTGGGCTTGACTTATAGTCAAAACGAGTATTTTACAACTTTTGTAGGCTTGCAGTTTGCTGATAATTACAGGTTTAATTTGGCATTTTCAAACCCTTTGCATCAAAGTCACAAGACATTGATAGAAGGCTCTTTGAGTGTTTATTTTTATAAATTGAAGAATGCAGGTCAATATTTTTGGTAA
- a CDS encoding tetratricopeptide repeat-containing sensor histidine kinase: MVKIRGLILLLGISLFYFDAWSQQTDSLALKEYFSAWKQINTKDHLTAKKRLLRLYANASNEDMKIRSLGALGQYYNVHGDGDSSIYFCNKTLKLLEGKEDEKSISRISLMYNTMGIAYLNQSMNDKALEMHINGVEIAEKSNNKNLYFTHIHGLARAYLQKEEYEKSISMFMECINSSENPRVVYASYINIGSAYSSMEEYELSIAYARKALKMCADMKDIQCEVTTRMEIATSMSMMGKDLEAYSYLEKAYDISKKNAHKNMEVYVMLEMSQLLIKMQKMEEASAILIQALVIAEKLGHLNYLKEIYADLESIMIFKGDYEKAHAYLTKINNITDSIHAAQNYAKINELEVKYQTVRKEKEILKLKNEKSRRELALMQKNKELSKLQLEQKLQAEKAENRFLKLQKDSVTRSNEIHQLENSALLNKAKIEKEKGIRNLLIFLFFIILIPVVMAMALSQQKSKSRKALLAKQEQMAKQQVETLLKNQELKLITATMSGQNSERQRISQELHDSIGGSLAAIKLQLGNHPISENDLNEIYQYVDKTYGKVREISHALVPKDIELEVFTSLLSEYFDAIENSTYLKINRNFYPYKQINELPSDILANMYCIIQELVSNAVKHANASNLDINLSCFDNELSLVYEDDGDGFDQKLVDANKGIGLMNIQNRVKSLHGELHIDTHPGKGVNIVINLPININENVYEA, encoded by the coding sequence ATGGTCAAAATTAGAGGATTGATATTGCTGTTAGGGATTAGCCTATTTTACTTTGACGCTTGGTCTCAACAAACGGATTCTTTGGCATTGAAAGAGTATTTTTCGGCTTGGAAGCAAATCAATACCAAAGATCATTTGACAGCCAAGAAAAGATTGCTTAGACTTTACGCAAACGCTTCTAATGAGGATATGAAAATAAGGTCATTGGGAGCTTTAGGTCAATATTATAATGTCCATGGAGATGGAGATTCTTCGATTTATTTTTGCAATAAGACATTGAAATTGTTGGAAGGCAAGGAAGATGAAAAATCCATTTCTAGAATCTCTCTTATGTACAATACCATGGGGATTGCTTATCTCAATCAGAGCATGAATGACAAGGCATTGGAAATGCATATCAATGGGGTTGAGATTGCTGAAAAGTCAAATAATAAAAATCTTTATTTCACGCATATTCATGGGTTAGCCAGAGCTTATTTACAGAAAGAGGAGTATGAAAAATCTATTTCTATGTTCATGGAATGCATAAATTCCAGTGAGAATCCTAGGGTTGTTTACGCAAGTTATATCAATATAGGCAGCGCGTATAGTTCTATGGAAGAATACGAATTGTCGATAGCATATGCTCGAAAAGCATTGAAAATGTGCGCTGACATGAAAGACATACAATGTGAAGTAACTACGAGGATGGAAATAGCTACTTCAATGTCTATGATGGGCAAGGACTTGGAAGCATATTCATATTTGGAAAAGGCTTACGATATTTCCAAAAAAAATGCCCATAAGAATATGGAGGTGTATGTAATGCTTGAGATGTCCCAATTGCTTATAAAAATGCAGAAAATGGAAGAGGCCTCAGCAATTTTGATTCAAGCTTTGGTCATAGCTGAAAAACTTGGACATCTTAATTATTTGAAAGAAATATATGCAGATCTTGAGAGTATAATGATATTCAAGGGGGATTATGAGAAAGCTCACGCTTATTTGACTAAAATAAATAATATAACCGATTCTATTCATGCCGCTCAGAACTACGCTAAGATTAATGAGCTTGAGGTGAAGTATCAAACAGTAAGAAAGGAGAAGGAAATACTCAAACTAAAAAATGAGAAAAGCAGGAGAGAGTTGGCTTTGATGCAAAAAAACAAAGAGTTGTCAAAGTTGCAGTTGGAGCAGAAGCTTCAGGCCGAAAAAGCGGAGAACAGATTTCTGAAATTGCAAAAAGATTCAGTCACAAGAAGCAATGAAATCCACCAGTTGGAAAATTCTGCTTTATTGAATAAAGCGAAGATTGAGAAAGAGAAAGGGATAAGGAATTTGTTGATATTTTTATTTTTTATCATTTTGATTCCTGTGGTGATGGCAATGGCTTTAAGCCAGCAGAAATCCAAGTCCAGAAAAGCCTTGCTCGCAAAGCAGGAACAGATGGCTAAGCAACAAGTTGAGACGCTTTTGAAAAATCAGGAATTGAAGTTGATTACCGCTACGATGTCGGGACAGAATAGCGAAAGGCAGCGTATTTCCCAAGAATTGCATGACAGCATAGGAGGAAGCTTGGCAGCTATCAAGTTGCAATTAGGCAATCATCCGATATCTGAAAATGACTTGAATGAAATATATCAATATGTTGATAAGACATATGGCAAGGTTAGAGAAATTTCCCATGCATTGGTGCCAAAGGATATCGAACTGGAAGTATTCACGTCATTATTGAGCGAGTATTTTGACGCTATAGAGAATTCTACTTATTTGAAGATCAATAGAAATTTTTATCCCTATAAGCAAATCAATGAATTGCCATCAGATATTTTAGCTAATATGTATTGCATAATACAGGAGTTGGTGAGCAATGCAGTGAAACATGCCAATGCGTCAAATTTGGATATCAACTTAAGTTGTTTCGATAATGAGTTGAGTTTGGTCTATGAAGATGATGGTGATGGTTTTGACCAGAAGCTTGTGGATGCTAACAAAGGAATTGGCCTGATGAATATTCAGAATAGAGTGAAGAGCTTGCATGGCGAGTTGCATATTGATACTCATCCCGGCAAAGGGGTGAATATTGTGATAAATCTTCCGATAAATATTAATGAAAATGTGTATGAAGCGTAA
- a CDS encoding alkaline phosphatase D family protein: protein MKSQKLQTLLVLAMSLFISTQFAIAQNVQLLRNSQSRLNAANAISGGPFYHGVASGDPLSDRVIIWTRVTPDVDQEINVSWEVAIDQGFSQVVREGNFMTNADRDYTVKVDVDQLEPFQTYYYRFHANGITSPVGRTKTAPVDSDRVRVAVVSCSNYQQGFFNVYDHMSKRNDIDVILHLGDYIYEYEEGGYGYSDKLKRGHEPKHEIVSLKDYRVRYSFYRMDPGLQAVHQQYPFITTWDDHEFTNDAYKDGAENHQSNEGDWEVRKSNAKKAYFEWLPVREGITEGRIYRDINYGDLLDIIMIDTRVEGRQKQGSSRKKAKKYATEGLIKELASETNFDLELVLGNAAESMTEEEMDYIIESINKGLTGNLTFDSATYLQDSVWQKFISVITSGNASDIRSSQRANSSRTILGQEQYNWLTNKLSNSSAQWKLIGNQVLMMPVYALSLDDSWEGYEDERQNLLNHISGQSIENVVVATGDIHMTFAADVIKNKSSYTKSSGRGSVAVEFVTPSVTSANVDEFVNISDSFLGWLLRVFNPHIKKTNLHDHGFILIDFNNNRVQADWYYVNTVESQNYHVNYGFGYQSASGDNHLSSTSSASSRKSAAALAPDYGFEGAEIFALMGVYPNPTVSELNIHFAAVGGTSMNINVYDLLGNIVISKSIEDLEGGEYIYNLKDVSLLKTGSYILSLEQGNQRKTRKFIKQ from the coding sequence ATGAAATCTCAAAAATTACAAACATTACTGGTATTGGCAATGTCGCTTTTCATTTCAACTCAATTTGCGATAGCCCAAAATGTGCAATTATTACGCAATTCACAAAGCAGACTGAATGCTGCAAACGCAATTTCAGGAGGTCCATTTTATCATGGGGTGGCTTCAGGAGATCCCTTGTCGGATAGGGTGATTATTTGGACGCGTGTCACACCCGATGTTGATCAAGAAATCAATGTGTCTTGGGAAGTTGCTATTGATCAAGGTTTTAGTCAGGTCGTAAGAGAAGGGAACTTTATGACGAACGCAGACAGAGACTATACCGTTAAGGTCGATGTCGATCAATTGGAGCCTTTTCAAACGTATTATTACAGGTTTCATGCAAATGGAATCACTTCTCCGGTAGGCAGAACCAAAACAGCTCCTGTGGACAGCGATAGAGTTCGAGTGGCTGTCGTTTCTTGTTCCAATTATCAACAAGGATTCTTCAATGTTTATGATCATATGTCAAAAAGAAATGACATCGATGTGATATTGCATCTTGGAGATTATATATATGAATATGAAGAAGGAGGGTATGGTTACAGTGATAAACTGAAAAGAGGACATGAGCCTAAGCATGAGATTGTAAGTTTGAAAGATTATAGAGTAAGGTATTCGTTTTACAGAATGGATCCGGGCTTGCAAGCGGTTCACCAACAATATCCGTTTATTACTACTTGGGATGATCATGAGTTTACGAATGATGCTTATAAAGATGGTGCGGAAAATCATCAATCCAACGAAGGCGATTGGGAGGTAAGAAAATCGAATGCGAAAAAGGCTTATTTTGAATGGCTTCCGGTTAGGGAAGGAATCACGGAAGGTAGAATTTACAGAGATATCAATTATGGAGATCTATTGGACATAATTATGATTGATACGAGAGTTGAAGGCAGGCAAAAACAAGGATCATCGAGAAAGAAAGCTAAGAAATACGCTACTGAAGGATTGATCAAAGAGTTGGCGAGTGAAACTAATTTCGATTTGGAATTGGTGCTTGGCAATGCTGCTGAAAGTATGACAGAGGAGGAAATGGATTATATCATTGAGAGTATCAACAAGGGCTTGACTGGCAATTTGACGTTTGATTCTGCCACATATCTTCAGGATTCTGTATGGCAAAAGTTCATTTCTGTGATTACTTCAGGAAATGCTAGTGACATTCGATCTTCTCAAAGAGCAAACTCCTCGAGAACGATCTTAGGGCAAGAGCAATATAATTGGTTGACAAACAAGCTTTCCAATTCATCGGCTCAATGGAAATTGATCGGAAATCAAGTATTGATGATGCCGGTTTACGCGCTTAGTCTGGATGATTCATGGGAAGGCTATGAGGATGAGAGACAGAATTTGTTAAACCATATTTCAGGACAATCTATTGAGAATGTTGTGGTCGCTACAGGAGATATCCATATGACATTCGCTGCGGATGTGATAAAAAACAAGAGCAGCTACACCAAGTCAAGCGGCAGAGGATCCGTTGCTGTTGAGTTTGTGACGCCAAGCGTAACTTCGGCTAATGTGGATGAGTTTGTCAATATCTCGGATAGCTTTTTGGGCTGGCTGTTGAGAGTTTTCAATCCTCATATCAAGAAGACCAACCTTCATGATCATGGTTTTATTTTAATAGATTTTAATAACAACAGGGTGCAAGCGGATTGGTATTATGTCAATACTGTTGAGAGCCAAAACTACCATGTGAATTATGGCTTTGGTTATCAATCAGCAAGCGGAGATAATCACTTGTCATCGACAAGCTCAGCGTCGTCGAGAAAATCCGCGGCTGCGTTGGCTCCTGATTACGGATTTGAAGGAGCGGAAATATTCGCTTTGATGGGCGTTTACCCAAATCCGACAGTGAGTGAATTGAATATTCACTTTGCGGCAGTAGGAGGGACAAGCATGAATATCAATGTATATGATTTGCTGGGTAATATTGTCATTTCGAAGTCCATAGAGGATTTGGAAGGTGGCGAATATATTTACAATTTGAAGGATGTCTCACTATTGAAGACAGGTTCATACATACTTAGCTTGGAGCAAGGCAATCAAAGAAAAACTAGAAAATTCATAAAGCAGTAA
- a CDS encoding DUF885 domain-containing protein — protein sequence MIKNSIGLLLIAIASFSSCSQNANRKEASMENVAIQSEDEKLSQFFELKFNQKLSRFPNKESALGIKKHQNLWDDESEAFQKQEIKVLRSELKELEELISYQDLSPNAKLSYDLFKRSHLEDIKYIEYKPYHYIVNQMHGIQAETPALLINKHSISSEEDALDYIDRLKNIESLMDQVVESLQKSDSMNTLPPKFVYDHVIRDCENLSKGYPINESDTLNTIWEDFTDKLGEANTIGKKRKEELLDKAKEALLKHTLPGYQHLLQTLYVQKEKTTEDDGVWKFPQGDQYYQFMLERMTTTKLNANEIHEIGLSEVKRIHSEMIAIKESVGFKGSLKEFFEFMRNDKQFYFEDTEQGREEYLAEAVLTIDNMKQKLDELFITKPKADIIVKRVEAFREKSAGKAFYEIPSPDGSIPGTYYANLYKMTDMPRYQLEALAFHEGIPGHHMQLSIAQELSDLPKFRKYKEYTAYVEGWGLYSESLGKEVGFYKDPYSDFGRLAMELWRSCRLVVDTGIHSKKWTRQESIDFYVSNTPNSVNDAVKMVERHVVMPGQATAYKIGMLKIIELREKSKTVLKDKFDIREFHDVILTDGALPLDILELKVNQWIASKGAQS from the coding sequence ATGATTAAGAATTCAATCGGACTTTTATTAATAGCTATTGCTAGTTTCTCCTCTTGCTCTCAAAACGCTAATCGCAAGGAAGCTTCCATGGAGAATGTTGCTATTCAAAGTGAAGACGAGAAACTCAGCCAATTTTTCGAGCTTAAATTCAACCAAAAACTCAGCAGATTCCCAAACAAAGAAAGTGCTCTAGGCATAAAAAAACATCAAAATTTATGGGATGATGAATCTGAAGCATTTCAAAAACAAGAAATCAAGGTACTAAGGTCAGAACTTAAAGAACTTGAGGAACTGATCAGTTATCAAGATCTAAGTCCAAACGCGAAACTAAGCTATGATTTATTCAAGCGAAGCCATTTGGAAGATATCAAGTATATCGAGTACAAGCCCTATCACTATATTGTCAATCAAATGCATGGCATTCAAGCCGAAACGCCTGCATTGTTAATCAATAAGCATTCGATCAGCTCTGAAGAAGATGCATTGGACTATATTGATCGATTAAAAAACATAGAGTCTCTCATGGATCAAGTGGTTGAATCCTTGCAAAAAAGCGATTCAATGAATACGCTTCCGCCAAAATTTGTCTACGATCATGTGATCAGGGATTGCGAGAATTTATCCAAAGGCTACCCTATCAATGAATCCGACACACTCAATACGATCTGGGAAGATTTCACAGATAAGCTTGGAGAAGCGAATACAATTGGCAAGAAACGAAAGGAAGAATTACTAGACAAAGCAAAAGAGGCTTTGTTGAAACATACCTTGCCGGGTTACCAACACCTCTTACAAACGCTTTACGTTCAGAAAGAAAAGACTACTGAAGACGATGGCGTATGGAAATTCCCGCAAGGCGATCAGTATTACCAATTCATGTTGGAAAGAATGACGACAACCAAGCTTAATGCCAATGAAATTCACGAAATAGGCTTAAGCGAGGTAAAACGAATCCACTCCGAAATGATCGCTATCAAAGAGAGCGTTGGGTTCAAAGGCTCACTGAAAGAATTCTTTGAATTCATGAGAAACGACAAGCAATTCTACTTTGAAGATACCGAGCAAGGCAGAGAAGAGTATCTGGCTGAAGCTGTATTAACCATTGACAATATGAAGCAAAAGCTTGACGAGTTATTCATTACAAAGCCCAAAGCCGATATTATTGTCAAAAGAGTCGAAGCGTTTAGGGAAAAATCAGCTGGGAAAGCATTTTATGAGATTCCATCGCCTGATGGAAGCATACCGGGAACTTATTACGCCAATCTATATAAAATGACCGACATGCCAAGATACCAATTGGAAGCCTTGGCATTTCATGAAGGTATCCCCGGGCATCATATGCAATTGTCAATCGCTCAAGAATTATCAGATTTGCCAAAATTCAGAAAATACAAGGAATATACTGCATATGTAGAAGGTTGGGGCCTTTATAGCGAATCCTTGGGCAAAGAAGTAGGTTTTTACAAAGATCCTTACTCCGACTTTGGAAGACTTGCTATGGAACTTTGGAGATCATGTCGACTCGTAGTGGACACAGGTATACATAGCAAAAAGTGGACGCGTCAAGAAAGCATAGACTTCTATGTTTCCAATACGCCAAACTCTGTCAATGACGCTGTGAAAATGGTCGAAAGACATGTGGTAATGCCGGGACAAGCAACCGCTTATAAAATTGGAATGCTTAAGATCATCGAGCTTAGAGAGAAGTCCAAAACGGTTTTGAAAGACAAATTCGACATTCGCGAATTTCATGATGTAATATTAACAGACGGAGCATTGCCTCTTGATATTCTAGAACTCAAAGTGAATCAATGGATTGCATCCAAAGGTGCTCAAAGTTAA
- a CDS encoding response regulator transcription factor: MKRNVIIVDDHKIFAQGLSKIVESDAQLNVSYIFKDGSELVKYLEINGAENIDLVITDLSMPEMDGCELLKYLKTEYLGLKVLVLSMHNDASHVEKVYNQEASGYILKNAEKSEVLRAINEILSGGKYYSQEISEVKKVADKHQKEGDHIHLTNREKEVLSLIAEEFTTQEIADRLFLSKHTVESYRKSLMLKLGVKNVVGLTRFAIKVGLVSV, from the coding sequence ATGAAGCGTAATGTAATTATAGTTGATGATCATAAGATATTCGCTCAAGGTTTATCTAAAATTGTTGAAAGCGACGCTCAATTGAATGTGTCGTATATTTTTAAGGATGGAAGCGAGTTGGTCAAGTATTTGGAAATCAATGGCGCTGAAAATATAGATCTAGTGATTACCGATCTCAGCATGCCTGAAATGGATGGATGCGAGTTGTTGAAGTATTTGAAAACAGAATATTTGGGCTTGAAAGTATTGGTTTTGAGCATGCATAATGACGCTTCGCATGTTGAAAAAGTGTACAATCAAGAGGCTAGCGGTTATATATTAAAGAACGCAGAGAAGTCTGAAGTGCTTAGAGCCATCAATGAAATATTGAGCGGGGGCAAGTATTATTCTCAGGAGATATCGGAGGTTAAAAAGGTGGCGGACAAGCATCAAAAAGAGGGAGATCACATACATTTGACTAATAGGGAAAAGGAAGTTCTGTCTTTGATAGCGGAGGAGTTTACAACGCAAGAAATTGCCGATCGACTTTTTCTAAGCAAACATACCGTTGAGAGCTATAGAAAAAGCTTGATGTTGAAGCTTGGTGTTAAAAATGTGGTTGGCTTGACAAGGTTTGCGATCAAGGTTGGATTAGTGTCCGTTTAG